Proteins encoded by one window of Microplitis mediator isolate UGA2020A chromosome 1, iyMicMedi2.1, whole genome shotgun sequence:
- the LOC130676422 gene encoding glutamate-gated chloride channel isoform X6, translating to MEYSVQLTFREQWLDERLKFNDFGGRLKYLTLTESTRVWMPDLFFSNEKEGHFHEIIMPNVYIRIFPHGSVLYSIRISLTLSCPMNLKLYPLDRQTCSLRMASYGWTTDDLVFVWKEGDPVQVVKNLHLPRFTLEKYLTDYCNSKTNTGEYSCLKVDLLFKREFSYYLIQIYIPCCMLVIVSWVSFWLDQSAVPARVSLGVTTLLTMATQTSGINASLPPVSYTKAIDVWTGVCLTFVFGALLEFALVNYASRSDMHRENIKKKYRTEIEHSSSVDPTTELLEPDSSTNFQMVVAVQVPDEIQAHRRHLTDHFPPRVRSVQPRVLVHVPVSGGSGERMNGNNITTTTPPSTNEETFGTRDVARGHLYHHSHSSRHHHHSRSRSHSRNTITSNHSHHVYPHINNNHQHHHQTYSRQRQHRHRHQQPPQSPTSSTQTEEGETTHGSPGVLSINSRRPPSSRGSSSPASSRMETPSPSTSMLTTAGTKTNLNSSAGNSSSKLFRRLSRLNRESCTNYFRDLSTCHTQGSARIDVISRFAFPFMFVVFNFAYWSMYLFREEDTTKMN from the exons ATG GAATATTCAGTACAATTGACGTTTCGAGAACAATGGCTGGATGAACGGCTCAAGTTCAACGATTTCGGAG gtcgattaaaatatttaacgttGACGGAATCGACGCGAGTGTGGATGCcggatctttttttttcaaacgaaaAGGAAGGACATTTTCACGAAATCATTATGCCAAATGTATATATTCGAATATTTCCTCATGGCTCGGTACTCTACAGTATacg AATATCTTTGACTCTATCGTGTCCGATGAACTTGAAGCTCTATCCACTAGATCGGCAAACTTGCTCATTAAGAATGGCCAGTT ATGGTTGGACGACTGACGATTTAGTATTTGTTTGGAAAGAGGGCGATCCCGTCCAGGTAGTGAAAAATTTACACCTCCCACGATTCACTCTGGAAAAATATCTCACTGACTATTGTAACAGTAAAACAAATACag gcgAATACAGTTGCCTAAAAGtggatttactttttaaacgtGAATTCAGTTACTAtctaatacaaatttatataccATGTTGTATGTTAGTTATTGTCTCGTGGGTGTCTTTTTGGCTAGATCAAAGCGCCGTACCAGCTCGAGTGTCACTTG GAGTGACAACATTACTGACAATGGCCACACAAACGTCTGGAATAAACGCTTCACTGCCACCAGTCTCCTACACAAAGGCCATCGACGTATGGACAGGAGTATGCCTGACCTTTGTATTCGGTGCGCTGCTAGAGTTTGCACTGGTTAATTATGCCTCGCGGAGTGACATGCACCGggagaacataaaaaaaaaataccgcaCTGAAATAGAGCACTCATCATCCGTCGATCCAACGACCGAGCTCCTTGAACCCGACAGCTCCACCAATTTCCAAATG GTCGTGGCTGTCCAAGTTCCCGACGAGATCCAAGCGCATCGACGTCATCTCACGGATCACTTTCCCCCTCGTGTTCGCTCTGTTCAACCTCGCGTACTGGTCCACGTACCTGTTTCGGGAGGAAGCGGAGAACGAATGAATGGCAACAACATCACAACAACAACACCGCCATCAACCAACGAGGAAACGTTTGGAACAAGAGACGTGGCTCGCGGCCATCTCTACCATCATTCTCACTCATCAAGACACCATCACCACTCGCGTTCACGCTCCCATTCGCGCAATACTATCACGAGTAATCATTCTCACCATGTCTATCCGCACATAAACAACAACCATCAGCACCATCATCAGACCTACAGCAGACAGCGGCAGCACCGTCATCGTCATCAGCAGCCGCCGCAGTCGCCGACTTCGTCAACTCAAACAGAGGAGGGAGAGACGACTCACGGTTCGCCCGGAGTCCTGTCGATAAATTCCCGGAGGCCACCTTCTtcaagaggttcctcatcgccaGCTTCGTCGCGCATGGAGACTCCATCTCCGTCGACGTCCATGCTCACCACCGCCGGGACTAAGACGAACCTGAACTCGTCAGCTGGAAACAGTTCTTCGAAATTATTCCGGAGATTGTCACGACTGAACCGGGAATCCTGCACCAACTACTTCAGAGATCTCTCCACCTGTCATACCCAAGGCAGCGCGAGAATAGACGTTATCTCACGCTTTGCTTTCCCCTTCATGTTTGTCGTATTCAACTTCGCTTACTGGTCCATGTACCTCTTTCGGGAGGAAGACACTACTAAAATGAATTGA
- the LOC130676422 gene encoding glutamate-gated chloride channel isoform X7: MKFLKAAAMWPGVLPLVVLLIFLVHPSRCSPGKVNYREKEKEVLDDILGEKKYDARIRPSGENGTDGPTIVDVNIFLRSISKIDDYKMEYSVQLTFREQWLDERLKFNDFGGRLKYLTLTESTRVWMPDLFFSNEKEGHFHEIIMPNVYIRIFPHGSVLYSIRISLTLSCPMNLKLYPLDRQTCSLRMASYGWTTDDLVFVWKEGDPVQVVKNLHLPRFTLEKYLTDYCNSKTNTGEYSCLKVDLLFKREFSYYLIQIYIPCCMLVIVSWVSFWLDQSAVPARVSLGVTTLLTMATQTSGINASLPPVSYTKAIDVWTGVCLTFVFGALLEFALVNYASRSDMHRENIKKKYRTEIEHSSSVDPTTELLEPDSSTNFQMKPLVRHTEDSMTMDKVRQCEVHMMQPPKKNCCRSWLSKFPTRSKRIDVISRITFPLVFALFNLAYWSTYLFREEAENE, translated from the exons atgCTCACCGGGAAAGGTCAACTACCGGGAGAAGGAGAAGGAAGTCCTGGACGACATTCTCGGGGAGAAAAAATACGACGCTCGTATTCGACCGAGTGGAGAGAATGGAACAG ATGGCCCAACAATTGTCGACGTCAACATCTTTCTCCGATCAATCAGCAAAATAGATGATTATAAAATG GAATATTCAGTACAATTGACGTTTCGAGAACAATGGCTGGATGAACGGCTCAAGTTCAACGATTTCGGAG gtcgattaaaatatttaacgttGACGGAATCGACGCGAGTGTGGATGCcggatctttttttttcaaacgaaaAGGAAGGACATTTTCACGAAATCATTATGCCAAATGTATATATTCGAATATTTCCTCATGGCTCGGTACTCTACAGTATacg AATATCTTTGACTCTATCGTGTCCGATGAACTTGAAGCTCTATCCACTAGATCGGCAAACTTGCTCATTAAGAATGGCCAGTT ATGGTTGGACGACTGACGATTTAGTATTTGTTTGGAAAGAGGGCGATCCCGTCCAGGTAGTGAAAAATTTACACCTCCCACGATTCACTCTGGAAAAATATCTCACTGACTATTGTAACAGTAAAACAAATACag gcgAATACAGTTGCCTAAAAGtggatttactttttaaacgtGAATTCAGTTACTAtctaatacaaatttatataccATGTTGTATGTTAGTTATTGTCTCGTGGGTGTCTTTTTGGCTAGATCAAAGCGCCGTACCAGCTCGAGTGTCACTTG GAGTGACAACATTACTGACAATGGCCACACAAACGTCTGGAATAAACGCTTCACTGCCACCAGTCTCCTACACAAAGGCCATCGACGTATGGACAGGAGTATGCCTGACCTTTGTATTCGGTGCGCTGCTAGAGTTTGCACTGGTTAATTATGCCTCGCGGAGTGACATGCACCGggagaacataaaaaaaaaataccgcaCTGAAATAGAGCACTCATCATCCGTCGATCCAACGACCGAGCTCCTTGAACCCGACAGCTCCACCAATTTCCAAATG AAGCCTCTCGTCCGACACACGGAGGATTCAATGACAATGGATAAGGTCCGGCAGTGCGAAGTACACATGATGCAACCGCCGAAAAAAAACTGCTGCAGGTCGTGGCTGTCCAAGTTCCCGACGAGATCCAAGCGCATCGACGTCATCTCACGGATCACTTTCCCCCTCGTGTTCGCTCTGTTCAACCTCGCGTACTGGTCCACGTACCTGTTTCGGGAGGAAGCGGAGAACGAATGA
- the LOC130676422 gene encoding glutamate-gated chloride channel isoform X5, protein MEQEYSVQLTFREQWLDERLKFNDFGGRLKYLTLTESTRVWMPDLFFSNEKEGHFHEIIMPNVYIRIFPHGSVLYSIRISLTLSCPMNLKLYPLDRQTCSLRMASYGWTTDDLVFVWKEGDPVQVVKNLHLPRFTLEKYLTDYCNSKTNTGEYSCLKVDLLFKREFSYYLIQIYIPCCMLVIVSWVSFWLDQSAVPARVSLGVTTLLTMATQTSGINASLPPVSYTKAIDVWTGVCLTFVFGALLEFALVNYASRSDMHRENIKKKYRTEIEHSSSVDPTTELLEPDSSTNFQMVVAVQVPDEIQAHRRHLTDHFPPRVRSVQPRVLVHVPVSGGSGERMNGNNITTTTPPSTNEETFGTRDVARGHLYHHSHSSRHHHHSRSRSHSRNTITSNHSHHVYPHINNNHQHHHQTYSRQRQHRHRHQQPPQSPTSSTQTEEGETTHGSPGVLSINSRRPPSSRGSSSPASSRMETPSPSTSMLTTAGTKTNLNSSAGNSSSKLFRRLSRLNRESCTNYFRDLSTCHTQGSARIDVISRFAFPFMFVVFNFAYWSMYLFREEDTTKMN, encoded by the exons ATGGAACAG GAATATTCAGTACAATTGACGTTTCGAGAACAATGGCTGGATGAACGGCTCAAGTTCAACGATTTCGGAG gtcgattaaaatatttaacgttGACGGAATCGACGCGAGTGTGGATGCcggatctttttttttcaaacgaaaAGGAAGGACATTTTCACGAAATCATTATGCCAAATGTATATATTCGAATATTTCCTCATGGCTCGGTACTCTACAGTATacg AATATCTTTGACTCTATCGTGTCCGATGAACTTGAAGCTCTATCCACTAGATCGGCAAACTTGCTCATTAAGAATGGCCAGTT ATGGTTGGACGACTGACGATTTAGTATTTGTTTGGAAAGAGGGCGATCCCGTCCAGGTAGTGAAAAATTTACACCTCCCACGATTCACTCTGGAAAAATATCTCACTGACTATTGTAACAGTAAAACAAATACag gcgAATACAGTTGCCTAAAAGtggatttactttttaaacgtGAATTCAGTTACTAtctaatacaaatttatataccATGTTGTATGTTAGTTATTGTCTCGTGGGTGTCTTTTTGGCTAGATCAAAGCGCCGTACCAGCTCGAGTGTCACTTG GAGTGACAACATTACTGACAATGGCCACACAAACGTCTGGAATAAACGCTTCACTGCCACCAGTCTCCTACACAAAGGCCATCGACGTATGGACAGGAGTATGCCTGACCTTTGTATTCGGTGCGCTGCTAGAGTTTGCACTGGTTAATTATGCCTCGCGGAGTGACATGCACCGggagaacataaaaaaaaaataccgcaCTGAAATAGAGCACTCATCATCCGTCGATCCAACGACCGAGCTCCTTGAACCCGACAGCTCCACCAATTTCCAAATG GTCGTGGCTGTCCAAGTTCCCGACGAGATCCAAGCGCATCGACGTCATCTCACGGATCACTTTCCCCCTCGTGTTCGCTCTGTTCAACCTCGCGTACTGGTCCACGTACCTGTTTCGGGAGGAAGCGGAGAACGAATGAATGGCAACAACATCACAACAACAACACCGCCATCAACCAACGAGGAAACGTTTGGAACAAGAGACGTGGCTCGCGGCCATCTCTACCATCATTCTCACTCATCAAGACACCATCACCACTCGCGTTCACGCTCCCATTCGCGCAATACTATCACGAGTAATCATTCTCACCATGTCTATCCGCACATAAACAACAACCATCAGCACCATCATCAGACCTACAGCAGACAGCGGCAGCACCGTCATCGTCATCAGCAGCCGCCGCAGTCGCCGACTTCGTCAACTCAAACAGAGGAGGGAGAGACGACTCACGGTTCGCCCGGAGTCCTGTCGATAAATTCCCGGAGGCCACCTTCTtcaagaggttcctcatcgccaGCTTCGTCGCGCATGGAGACTCCATCTCCGTCGACGTCCATGCTCACCACCGCCGGGACTAAGACGAACCTGAACTCGTCAGCTGGAAACAGTTCTTCGAAATTATTCCGGAGATTGTCACGACTGAACCGGGAATCCTGCACCAACTACTTCAGAGATCTCTCCACCTGTCATACCCAAGGCAGCGCGAGAATAGACGTTATCTCACGCTTTGCTTTCCCCTTCATGTTTGTCGTATTCAACTTCGCTTACTGGTCCATGTACCTCTTTCGGGAGGAAGACACTACTAAAATGAATTGA
- the LOC130676422 gene encoding glutamate-gated chloride channel isoform X8: protein MKFLKAAAMWPGVLPLVVLLIFLVHPSRCSPGKVNYREKEKEVLDDILGEKKYDARIRPSGENGTDGPAIVRVNLFVRSIATISDIKMEYSVQLTFREQWLDERLKFNDFGGRLKYLTLTESTRVWMPDLFFSNEKEGHFHEIIMPNVYIRIFPHGSVLYSIRISLTLSCPMNLKLYPLDRQTCSLRMASYGWTTDDLVFVWKEGDPVQVVKNLHLPRFTLEKYLTDYCNSKTNTGEYSCLKVDLLFKREFSYYLIQIYIPCCMLVIVSWVSFWLDQSAVPARVSLGVTTLLTMATQTSGINASLPPVSYTKAIDVWTGVCLTFVFGALLEFALVNYASRSDMHRENIKKKYRTEIEHSSSVDPTTELLEPDSSTNFQMKPLVRHTEDSMTMDKVRQCEVHMMQPPKKNCCRSWLSKFPTRSKRIDVISRITFPLVFALFNLAYWSTYLFREEAENE, encoded by the exons atgCTCACCGGGAAAGGTCAACTACCGGGAGAAGGAGAAGGAAGTCCTGGACGACATTCTCGGGGAGAAAAAATACGACGCTCGTATTCGACCGAGTGGAGAGAATGGAACAG ATGGGCCGGCCATTGTCCGGGTAAACCTGTTTGTAAGAAGCATTGCAACAATTAGTGACATCAAGATG GAATATTCAGTACAATTGACGTTTCGAGAACAATGGCTGGATGAACGGCTCAAGTTCAACGATTTCGGAG gtcgattaaaatatttaacgttGACGGAATCGACGCGAGTGTGGATGCcggatctttttttttcaaacgaaaAGGAAGGACATTTTCACGAAATCATTATGCCAAATGTATATATTCGAATATTTCCTCATGGCTCGGTACTCTACAGTATacg AATATCTTTGACTCTATCGTGTCCGATGAACTTGAAGCTCTATCCACTAGATCGGCAAACTTGCTCATTAAGAATGGCCAGTT ATGGTTGGACGACTGACGATTTAGTATTTGTTTGGAAAGAGGGCGATCCCGTCCAGGTAGTGAAAAATTTACACCTCCCACGATTCACTCTGGAAAAATATCTCACTGACTATTGTAACAGTAAAACAAATACag gcgAATACAGTTGCCTAAAAGtggatttactttttaaacgtGAATTCAGTTACTAtctaatacaaatttatataccATGTTGTATGTTAGTTATTGTCTCGTGGGTGTCTTTTTGGCTAGATCAAAGCGCCGTACCAGCTCGAGTGTCACTTG GAGTGACAACATTACTGACAATGGCCACACAAACGTCTGGAATAAACGCTTCACTGCCACCAGTCTCCTACACAAAGGCCATCGACGTATGGACAGGAGTATGCCTGACCTTTGTATTCGGTGCGCTGCTAGAGTTTGCACTGGTTAATTATGCCTCGCGGAGTGACATGCACCGggagaacataaaaaaaaaataccgcaCTGAAATAGAGCACTCATCATCCGTCGATCCAACGACCGAGCTCCTTGAACCCGACAGCTCCACCAATTTCCAAATG AAGCCTCTCGTCCGACACACGGAGGATTCAATGACAATGGATAAGGTCCGGCAGTGCGAAGTACACATGATGCAACCGCCGAAAAAAAACTGCTGCAGGTCGTGGCTGTCCAAGTTCCCGACGAGATCCAAGCGCATCGACGTCATCTCACGGATCACTTTCCCCCTCGTGTTCGCTCTGTTCAACCTCGCGTACTGGTCCACGTACCTGTTTCGGGAGGAAGCGGAGAACGAATGA